The window TTGTGTGCAGAAATTTTCTAAGTGGTTTTGCTTTGTGCTCTCTGCAACTGCTTGGTCTCTTAGAACCCAGGGGTGTTAGAGaaatattagtaaaccaaatgaaaacaagatGTAATCACGAGGGACAGGGTAAAAATTAACAGACCACCACTCAACTATAAGGATGAATTAATACTGACATTTTATATACTGATATTCCTATAATATGGCACATAAGATACTGTTGTTcagacattgtttttttttttccaaataggaaaaaaagataagttcTCTCAAGCCAGTAAGACGCAAATGTCAGTCAGGAAGGTGCATATGATTTAGGGATACTCATAAATTTATTTACCAACTTAACACCTTAAACGCTAAGCACTTGGTTAGACATTGGAGACAAAGAGATGAATGATACAGTCCCTGCCTCTGGGAACTCACATTCTAAAAGGGACACAACATAAGAAGTAGACAATTTCAGTAGCATATAACTAGATACATAGAGCTGGCTCATAGTATAatagctcagtaaatatttttaaatctgaaaaagaatCCTTGACATTGTGTTTGGCAGGATGGAGGAACAGAATAAGGAAAGTCTTCACCAAAGAGGGTGAATTGAATCATAATTGGAAGGGGTAGCCAAGATACAAGTATCAAGAGGCAGAGGTATAAGCAAATATGTCTTATTCGTGGAAATGCCAAGTGGTTTGGTGTGGATGGAGCATATGGCTGACATAATTTCAAACTGTACTTCTAGGAGCTCTAGGGATTTCTTTGGCATGCCTTGGGCCACCTATGAGAGGAGCATAATTGGGCAGGGTCCAGACCACCTGTCCTGCCTCCACTTTAACAAGTGTAGCTCCACTTTGGTTAAGCTTTtgcttaagattttgtttgaagGGTTCTGTGCCTAAAAGATTTTGAGGTCTTGCTGTAGTGGAGCCATGTGTTGTTTTTCAGAGCCAAGGAGGAGAAAGATACTTCGAAGCGACATGAAGCAGCTTGGGAAAGCAGCTGTGGCTTTAGGGCTGGACAGAAGAATGGGAGTAGTTGCTATATCAAACAGCTAGCTTTGGTTATTTTAAGTTTGATCAAATGGAAGCCTAGGAGTCTTAAGAGAAGTAAAACGGTATATATAATGGTCAGATTTATTCAAGTACCTGAATGAGAACCCTTTGAAAGACCAGTACTTAACTGTAGCAGCTaaggataaatcttaaaaagattaagTAGGCACTTAAGATCTGTTTGTTAAATTTGAAGGTGAAATTgcgaagttcattttttttttttttttttttggtaatgccATACCCATAAATTAGATCAGTACAACTCCAAGTGCCCATGTAAGGTACAGAATGAAAATCCACACACTTCTATTCCTTCATCAAAAAAATGTGGCTGTTGGAAAAAAATGAGCTGAACAGGGTGCCTAGTGACTTAAGGAATTTATGCCAGAATGTAAATTACCTATGTAGACTCAGACCAGTTAAGTCTATAATTACACTTTTAGGAGAACTGAATTAAATGACATTCCTATTATCATTAaatcacaataaaattaaatgccaAAGTTGAATTTCTTTAACATAACCAAATCTAACTGAAATCACTGCTTCTGACAGTTCTACATGCTGGATTCAAGGTCTACTGACAGAGTATTACAGTGGGAAAGGATTGACTGCCAAGGAATTCCTCCATCATCAAAGGACAAACTTGGTGTCTGGGTATATAAAAACAAGTAAGTTAGCAGCCCCACACGTTTGGGTTTTTATGTACAAAGTGGTTTGCCATTCAAGTACCCTTAGATAATAACCACTGTAACCTTAGAACATACCTTCTAGGGTCCATATGAGGGTTAAGTGAATTAATACATCAAAGCACTTACCATTGCACCTAAGACATAATTAGCCACAGTAGCCATTACTATGTGAGTAAATACTTTCATATATTCAGGTATGCCTTCTCAATTTGTAgcataacaaaaggaaaacttgtATCTTCCTAACCTGTGGATGTTTGAATTTTtagtgtcttgtcttttttttgtcAAACAGGTTAATATTTTTTGGAGGTTATGGCTATTTACCTGAAGATAAAGTATTGGGaacttttgaatttgatgaaacATCTTTTTGGGTAAGTTAGGTTTTGTATTTGTATATGGCCTTCTTGGTATATTGAAAATAACATATTTGCTAGTCTTGTTCATTTTGGCTTATTCATAAACCAGACAAAGCTATACAGACATTTGTAAAATAACCCAGATTCTTAATTTTCTGTAGAATTCCAGTCACCCAAGAGGATGGAATGATCATGTACATATTTTAGACACTGAAACATTTATCTGGAGTCAGCCTATCACTACTGTGAGTTACTGAAGAATACTGAATTATTAAAGCAAGGCTCCTTGGAGAAGGGTAGTTGGGAGGTGGTTAAAACTGATAGATCACTCATTTTTCTGGTGAGAGAAGATCCATTGCTGTCATTATTCTCTAAGGAGTCCATACCTCAGAAACAATGTATGGACTAACCCAGCATCTGTTATCTAATAGATGTTAAGTGTTACTGTTTGTAACTAAATAAATGACCTAGCACTGGATTATTCTTTGACACAGGTGTCACAAAATGCgctaccttttattttaaaagataaaaataaaacaagcattgTATTAACTAGTACATTCAGTAATACacctaaaaaacataaaattatagtTCCCAGTTTTAGTATTGCTGTTGACTAGACATCTGCACACTTTAGCTTAAAAGCTCAGGTGTCTTGCATGTCCTCATCCCATACCCAGAGATGACtctggtatttattttaaaagattgctttTATGACTTCTGTAGGGTAAAGCACCTTCACCTCGTGCTGCCCATGCCTGTGCAACTGTTGGAAACAAAGGCTTTGTGTTTGGAGGCAGATACCGAGTAAGTGTATGAACAGTTTCAAGGACTTGCTTTTGAGTCATTCAAAGgataattacttaaaattaccCTTTTTCAGGATGCCAGAATGAATGATCTTCACTATCTTAATCTGGATACATGGGAGTGGAATGAATTGTATGTATCACTTAGataatttttgttagtttttttttattctgttatcaGTATATAATGTATTTGCTTAAATTTTCTATAACTGAGAATTTAAATATGATGACTAGATccctaaaggttttttttttttttaaattgcctgtTTCCAGAACTGTATCTGGCACCCAGCTTGTGCTCAAGTGTTTGTTGAAAGGTCTTCTAAGAACATAGTTCTAAAGCTTGTAGCTATTAATACcaagaagtttttttaaatttaaagtcttTTTCGTAATTCTATATGAACTTTAAAAACTTCTTCAGCATTTTTCTGTATTCAACAGTAGCTACTTTTAAACACagatattggggatccctgggtggctcagcagttttgtgactgcttttggcccggggtgcagtcctggggttctgggatcggggtcccgcgtcgggctcccggcatggagcctgcttctccgtctttcatgaataaatgaataaataaatcttaaaataaataaataaataaacacagataTTGTAAcctagctgtttttttttttttttttttttttttttaaagaattccacAAGGCATATGCCCAGTTGGCCGATCGTGGCACTCACTAACACCAGTTTCTTCAGatcatctctttctctttggagGATTTACCACTGATAAACAGCCActaagtaagttttaaaaaaatgtaagaaatcatTATATATCATTCATATGTGATATATAGctagaaaaaaatcagtctctTTTAGATGTATCAGAGCGCTGTAGGGTTGGTTGGAAGGTTTGCTATTAATTTTGATTCCATAACCTCTAATTGTTTTTATACTAGGATATCCATTCTGTCCAGTATAACCCTTAAAAGCCCTACTGAAGGGCTGTAACAGGCAAAGGGCTTACTTGGTTaattgcagagaaaaaaaaaaaaaaaggatatatactTCCTGTTTGTACTCACGGTCTCATTTATTACTTCTCTTGCTAAAGCTGTGCCCTTTAAGTATCAGTGTCCTATCGACAAAATAACATACTTCATTTCATGGCTCTTCTTTTTTTGCTTCAATCAGGTGATGCCTGGACTTACTGCATCAGTAAAAATGAATGGATACAGTTTAATCATCCCTATACTGAAAAACCAAGGtatgaactatttaaaaaataattcctgtaCTGAATAATTGAGGGCCATAAAGATGTACAGTACTGGTAATGAGAGGAAATTGTGGCTGCATTAAATCTGTCATTCTTACAAAAATCCTAGCATTCACTAAGGTTTCAcatcaaaagaaaaccaatgtTATCCTATTATTGAATGCTTTCTTTCCTGTCACTGTGCATAAAAAGCAGAGCTGGACTTTGACTTTTGCTGCAGCTTTTATCGTAAAATTGATGTAGTTAAAATTTATAATCAAGGTCTTTACTCAAGTGAATTGAACTGCTTCTAGGtttgtcatttaaaataactggagggacacctaggtggctgtcttaagtgtctaccttcagctcaagtcatgatgccagggttcatgggatggagcccctccttgggctccctCTCAAcggggaatctgcctctccctcttcatcatcttctccccctactcatgtgctctttctctctcaaataaatcttaaaaaaaaaaaaaagtaactggaaAGGAGAGAATTCCAAAACCTTAAATCAAGAACTTTCTATTAGATTTGCAGTAGTGctgtataataaatattaagtcaaatcaccaccaccaccccaaaaaAGTTTTTTGTTAATCTCAAAAAGAATTGTTACAAAAATTGCTAAAGGATATGATATAGTCACAACTGGTATTCAGCACATTTAAGTAGGTCAGCctgcattttttcccccaagcttCTAATTTAAGTACACTTATGCACAAAGGCTTCATTTGGCACAAAAGTTTTTCCCATAGAATTACCAGGCCTGATACTTTGAGTATCTCAGGCAGATTCAGCATTCTTCAGATGTTTTGTATAAGGTCAACTGGCCCTACTATGAAAAGAAGATCGAGAGGGCATATACCACACATCtcccataagatttttttttttattgctaacaAAGACCTAGAGAACAGATCCAGTTCAAACCCCTCATTGCATAAATTAGGACTGGACCAGAGAGATAAAATGATAACATCCAGATAAAacagacattgatttttttttgcccccCCCTAGCTTTTGCTATTTAAGATAATTGCTTCTCAACGTGTTTCTGGTCTATACTAAAGATCTCTAGTCTTTATTTCATCATTCTGGTTCTTTAGTATAAATTATCAATTTGGTGTTTGGGTAACTTCAAACTCAAGCTTTCATTTTAAACATAGATTATGGCATACAGCTTGTGCCAGTGACGAAGGAGAAGTAATTGTTTTTGGTGGGTGCGCCAACAACCTTCTTGTCCATCACAGAGCTGTAAGTATACTACACCTTATGTTAAAGGACACTTTATAATATTTCTGAAACTTACTTGTGGAGTACTTACTTTTTAATGtgttcttctctatttttcaggCACACAGTAACGAAATACTTATATTTTCAGTTCAACCAAAATCTCTTGTAAGGTAAGTAACTTTTTACTAGgtacttcattttaaattaatcctTTTGAAAAACCAGGTTTATAGATAAGGGCAATAACAAGCTTTCATTGATATAACTAACCAGTTCCtattaaaacctttaaagaaagtgggtttgtttttttttttggggggggggttataATTCTTCAAGTTAATGTGCTTCTAAAcagtaaaacaaattatttttctcctctacttTCAGGCTAAGCTTAGAAGCAGTCATTTGCTTTAAAGAAATGTTAGCCAACTCGTGGAACTGCCTTCCAAAACACTTACTTCACAGTGTTAATCAGAGGTTTGGTAGTAACAACACTTCTGGATCTTAAGGCTTCGTAGATAATGCCTCTGATCACCTTGCATGGACAGCAATTCTGTAAACATCAGAGAGTGGCATTGTTTGTATAATCATATGCATTGTTGTAGTTTGCAGCTTTTTGGTTTTAATGTGCATGTGAATGGCCTAGAGAACCTATTTTTGTGTCTAAAGTttacaataaatgtatttaacaCCAGTAACTGTCTTCtgttaaagcaaaagaaaactaatatttgGGCTTTTTACCCTAAAGAATGgttattattatatttcctttttagtaACTTCAGATATATAGCTGTAGAAACATTATACTAATTATTCCTACCACTATCAAAATGGTGACGTTATCTTTTTAAGTTAATAGTTTAAGTGGCAAGAGTAATCTATTGTATTTACAACACTAGGCTGTattacaaagttttctttttttttttacatttaaatggaaaaatattctcaaTAGGACTAAGTTTGGAAGGACCACCAGCTTCAGTACTTTGACCTTAATGCTTTGGTACAGGGGCAGGGCAAGTGGTCATATTGACTGTAGGTAGCTACCGTCTAAtcatttaagaagtaaaaattttaaaagaatggaatttGATGTATGACTTAATTCTCCATTCTGTTAGGAGATAGAAGAGGAGGAGCTGGGTCAGGAGTCTTTAGTGATAAGCCTGAAAAAGTGCACTTATGATATCTTAGGTTAAGATACTCTGTAACATGCTGATAATTACTagaggtagaaaataaaatgatacagaaCTGAATGAGATTACACAGAAGAAACCAGGATGAAAGTGAAGTATAAATGCATGGAAATGATCAATACCAATTTTTTCTAGGTGTTCTTTCTTAGGCtgaattatgtgtattttaaatctGGTCTAATATATTTTTGACAAGTATAAGTAAAGGCAGAAGCTTTCCAAGACTTAATCCTAAACGtctaccccccaaccccaccacactggggaaaagaaaaaaaaaccttgtgaCTGGCCCATAAGAGATATATTAGACGTTATATACGGTAGACTACCAAGTCAACAGTCTAAGCAATTGAGCCACTTCACTGTTCAGTTTCTTTACAACATGAAATGAAAACTTAGTATTAACCTCCCAAAGTTCAAGAAAATGTAGGAGAATAACTACAGATGTATACAATTAGCATTTAACTGTCcacaaatattttaggaaatcCTATCATAGTGTTTCCTCTCTAAAAAACCagaggggggttggggggaagaaGTCCTTTTGGCGAATATAGCAAGGCAATgtttagttcatttttaaatgcgGAAGTCTTGTTACATGGTGTTTTCATCTCTGAACTTCCAAAAGGCTATAAAATTGgctcttctcaaatattttaggatttcatTTCGGCTATTTCCTTTTTACATTCAGAAGATTGGGTGCAGACACTTTGACTTTGCCAGGAATGTTTCTTGATAAATCCGTGtcctaaaaaaagagaattgcTGAATATTTTCACATTCTATATAGTGGTCATGTATCTTTTATGACAGTTTGTGTCCTCTCTTGTCAAAAGAAAGGCATTTCCAAAATTTTCAACTGAAatgattttaattgttttacaCTTGCTTCTAGTAAGACATTTTCTACCAAAATAATAGCTGCAGCATGCATCTACTGAATAAAGAACTGAAAGTATAAAGTTGCAACTGCTAACATTTTTAACTACACCACCGATCTACAGACTTCCAGAGAAATACTTTACCTTTACACTGCGAAATAagtctttttctcttgctgttgcTTCTTTGGAATGCATGAAACTATTCAAAGCTGTTTTTGCAGCtgtaaatagaaaatagaagaatcTACTTCTGTCcagtaaaaaaaatgttcaaaatcataattcagaagaattttaaataccttttccctttttctgaacTCCAGGAGTAAGTTTCACTTTGTATCTTTAAAGAGGAATTGCATGTGTTACTGAACAAAACTTGACACAATAGTGACTTATGAATGGTTTTGTAAACTATAGATGACTTACTTATAGTTTGTCATGGTGGTGTAAGGGGCACATATTGGAATGGCAAACAGTAATACATCTTCAGGATGTGGCTGCCCTGTCAAAGAGTCAAAGAGATTTTcctaaaaaagggaaaacaaaaacaatcagaaaattcATACCAgtcctaaaaaaggaaaaatctaatatctcaacatatttttatctttttctgataGACCTATATAGTTTTCAGCTCTGCTTTATATTTATAGCTCTAAAGAGTTTAAGACCAATGGTGTTTATATTCCTTACTGCTATAATTTTGTACAGcataatgagaaataaaaatgattttcaaaaatgatctttgtaaatacatttaagaaaagggagaaaaaaaatggatatttctCATTGCAGAAAACTACTATGGATTAAAATGGTGTACAATAATGACCACAAATACATTTCCATTGCCTGGAAATGGGACTGATACTTTGGCTAGACCAGCAGTTCTCAATGAGGGGGATTTTCTAGGCCTCTCCTCCCCTAGACATCTGCCTATTCTTAAGGAAGTATCTTCTTACAGTTGCCCTTCGGTGGGCTGCCTACAAGATTAGCTTAGCAACATGAATACAACTCAGACAAGATGCTTGGTGCTGAAgtagtgtttactatgtgccatggacttttctaaatgctttatgtaCATTCTCAAAACAACACTCTCCTGGTAGGGTCCAATCATCCTCACTCctcaatgaggaaacagaagcacaaaAAATAATGCTTCAGGGTTGCAGTTAGATGTAGCAAAGTTGGGATTCAAACCGAGAATGTTGGACTCCAGAGCCTGTAATCTTGTTTTAGAAGTCTTAGGTAGTTAGAAATTGTATATCAAATATTCTGAGACCTAGACTGTAGTCAGTGTCATAGTAGGGACCCCCAGCACAAAATCATACCTCATTACCCTGTTGATCCAGATCTTGCTCTTCCTGcttgaaacaaaaatttaaaagtcagctATAACATAAATTGAAATTCCACATGATTAAAAactatgaggagaaaaaaaataagactatcaCATCTAACCAACAGGTTATGGACCCTAAAACTGTGTTCTTCAGTGTCCCAAAACTCTGAATTAATTTGTGCATCTACTACTTGAGAGAATAATGCcattcaaagagaaaaagcacTTATTTGAAGTTTAAAAACTAAAGCTTTCATATGGTATACATGCTAAAATAGGGAAATTAAAACAGCGATTTTCAAtgtaaaatgataatttaaaatgaCAGCTAAATTTGATATGTTTGCCAAAGGAAAGTGGAGAATCCTGGTaaatagaacttttattttttagtctctGTTCAATAGTTCTAGGATAAATTTTTCACATATTAAGGTAAGTTTACTTTTGTTTGCTCTTCTTAGATTATctctaaatagatttttaatgtatGATTCATAACACCTCAATATCTGAGTCTATTTATAGAATAAATCACAGATATGAGAATAGTATAAAAATTTGaggatcagggatgcctggatggctcaggggttgagcatctgcctttggctcagggtgtgatcctggagtcctggatcgagtcccacattgggctccctgcatggggcctgcttttctctctgcctgtatctctgccagCACCGGATTCTAACCAAAGCTTTAACTGCTATAAATACAAATACAGGTAAGgccaatttttttccaattttatgaaTAAATCCTCTGGATTTCAAGATGATATACTAAGAGCTGTGTTTGTTGTATTCAGTTGATACAATAATTAGGCAACTATCTTAACTGGATAAATGCTAACTTCTCGCTGGTTTTTCAACAAGGGCACTTGAACTGAATAGGCCCTTATATAACATAATACAGGCACATATTCCTATAGAAAACTCTAGAGAAGTGCAAATTTACTTTCTACTCATTTTTAAGACAATCTGAATTGTCTTATAACTAAGTTCCCACTAGAATCAAATAAAACCTctccataaaattattttctaaaggcTTGTAAAAAACTTACCATCTATGAACACAGCCATTTTTACACTTCTATCCTGGAAATTTAGTCTTTTAGGTTGTATTTCTAAGATGACCTTCCATTAACAATAAGGTTACCACTTGTCCTGCTTTTAGCACTGTAAGCCTCATGTCTTGGGAACCCTAATTAATGAAACAAAAGCCTACATACATATGTGTGGTAGCCCTACCTTGTCATCGTGTGGATCATCTACAGCCAAGTCTTGTAACTCATGAGTTACAACCTCAAGGGAAGGAGTTTCTTTCTTTATGCTGTCTGAAGCCCTTGGTCCACCTCTAGGTTTCTGGGGCTGTTTCTTCACAGGTTCatcctttgtttttcctttcttccccttcttccctttttcttctttgtttgaaCCTGCAGACTTTAATTCATAAAGGTAAAATGATGTCAACATGTCCaatattgtcaatattttaacaaaaatgtattaaatccTAGCATATAATAGACAATAGTCTGGATGCCcctcaaaaagcaaaagaaggggatccctgggtggttcagtggtttggcacctgccttcagcccagggtgtgatcctggagttctgggatcagtcccacttgaggctccctgcatggagcctgcttctccctctgcctgtgtctctgcctctctctatgtctctctcgtgaataaatgaaaaaaatcttaaaaaaaaaaaaaaaaaagcaaaagatttttttagatgTTGCTTACCCCTAGCAATTTCATGATGAGTTCGCGTTCTTCTTCATCTTggtctttatatttttccttcatttttttcatcttactCTACAAAATCAAAAGATTTTCATTGGAAAAAATCAGCAGTTAAAAGCAACAAACGTTTGTAAAGAAAAAGTACTTCTATGCTTACTGAGATGGTACCATTATAATAAACAATATGGAAACTAAAATGATGAATAAACCATAATCCTCAGCCTCAAAGAATCTACCAAATTCTAAATAccaatttagaaaaagaagacaCCTGTAAGAATAAGGATAAATTAACGTAACATACTCTAAATGCAAACATTTCGAAGATAATGCAGAGATTTCATTCAGCTTAAGCAAGAACTGTGGGGAAGAAATAAAGTACAACTTGAAagtcttaaaataagtaaattttatacTATCAGGGAATATAGGAAAAACAGGATTGTAAGGTAAAGACAGGACAGCATAGTAACAGCAAGTCCCTGTGTTTGGTTGAAGTCAGGATCTATATATAgaggaaaaacaggaaacaagACAGCAAAAGCTAAGCTGGACAAAGGCTTTTAAGACTTTGCATTTTGTCAACTAAACTGGTGAGCTACACATCCAAATTAcctagtaatttttaaaactatagacctctaggcctcacctccaaagatttttgtctttattaatCTTAGCTGGGGCCCAGGTAACGAATTTATAAACTTGAAGATTTCTTTAAACAGGACACAAGAACTCCTAACTATAAATGACTGATAATTCAGACTTCTAAAAATCTATACTTCTAATTCCTCTTCTATGTAAAATGAGAGCTTCTATCTAGATGATCTTAAAGGGACACAACACTGATCTCTATGTTCCACATAGGATTATTTTTTTGTCTACATCTTttgtttcactttaaaaaattaagaacctCACAGCTTCATTTGTGAACTAAAGAGTACTAACTTAACAGTTCACCTTGAAGTTTTATTACCTTTTGTCCTCGTTTCATTGGCTGCACAGCTGGGATACTTTTGCTTGTGTTCTGATGAGTATCAATGTgtagagtattttctttttctttgtcctttcccTCTATCACTTCTAAATCCCCTGAGTCACTTGgaagctttttcttcttcatttccctaaatagaaatgaaatgggAACATCTAATTCTTAGTGCCCTAAAATATTACATGATAAGGGGAACATGTACAATATGTAAAAGATCATGGCTTCTGCTTAACTTCATAATCACCAGGCTACAGTGTAAAAGCACAAATCAGCATATAGGTAAAAGCTGCAAACTCTTCTCACAtggatttatcattttttctgtcATCCAGGCTTAACATTCTGTCAACACCTGACTTATCCTTACTCAGTAGCCTCGACACCTTGATGGCCAGGCACTGGGATTTGTAGTCTTTGTATCAGCATGGCCTTGGCAGATCTTAGGTATTCAATAAAATGTTGAGAGGttagctgaataaataaatggataaagatacaCAGATTAAGGAGGAGGGGGAAACCCTATTATGGTGGGTGGTATATTTTATGTGCAGTCTCTTCTATTCTCAGT of the Canis lupus baileyi chromosome 9, mCanLup2.hap1, whole genome shotgun sequence genome contains:
- the KLHDC2 gene encoding kelch domain-containing protein 2 isoform X2 — protein: METGRWKKINTEGDVPPSMSGSCAVCVDRVLYLFGGHHSRGNTNKFYMLDSRSTDRVLQWERIDCQGIPPSSKDKLGVWVYKNKLIFFGGYGYLPEDKVLGTFEFDETSFWNSSHPRGWNDHVHILDTETFIWSQPITTGKAPSPRAAHACATVGNKGFVFGGRYRDARMNDLHYLNLDTWEWNELIPQGICPVGRSWHSLTPVSSDHLFLFGGFTTDKQPLSDAWTYCISKNEWIQFNHPYTEKPRLWHTACASDEGEVIVFGGCANNLLVHHRAAHSNEILIFSVQPKSLVRLSLEAVICFKEMLANSWNCLPKHLLHSVNQRFGSNNTSGS
- the KLHDC2 gene encoding kelch domain-containing protein 2 isoform X1, with the protein product MADGNEELRADDLPGPAYESYESMELACPAERSGHVAVGDGRHMFVWGGYKSNQVRGLYDFYLPREELWIYNMETGRWKKINTEGDVPPSMSGSCAVCVDRVLYLFGGHHSRGNTNKFYMLDSRSTDRVLQWERIDCQGIPPSSKDKLGVWVYKNKLIFFGGYGYLPEDKVLGTFEFDETSFWNSSHPRGWNDHVHILDTETFIWSQPITTGKAPSPRAAHACATVGNKGFVFGGRYRDARMNDLHYLNLDTWEWNELIPQGICPVGRSWHSLTPVSSDHLFLFGGFTTDKQPLSDAWTYCISKNEWIQFNHPYTEKPRLWHTACASDEGEVIVFGGCANNLLVHHRAAHSNEILIFSVQPKSLVRLSLEAVICFKEMLANSWNCLPKHLLHSVNQRFGSNNTSGS